From the Malus domestica chromosome 17, GDT2T_hap1 genome, one window contains:
- the LOC139193407 gene encoding uncharacterized protein yields MANLAKLNYAALDINGKNYLTWVLDTKIHMEAGNLGDTIREENNSSSQDRAKAMIFIRRHLDERLKSEYLTVEDPLALWKTLRNRHQTMNNELLMKNHHSRPTGSAPFPKVNAASLEVNATSSGDDNHKQRRGHKRGWWNRKGKNHSGQFHNQVLRQNSGPSFKNVNRHKGKAHMNNAPKNSEEACHRCGGNGHWARTCYTPKHQVDLYQASLKEKGVETNFLDQAKPMDIPDPMCDLSGQLNTTQLDVSDFVVEKGNEVYRSD; encoded by the exons atggcgaacTTGGCAAAGCTTAATTATGCTGCCTTGGACATTAACGGGAAGAACTATCTTACctgggtactggataccaagatccatatggaagcagggaatcttggagataccatcagggaagagaacaactcatcctctcaagatcgggcgaaggccatgatctttattcgtCGCCATCTTGATGAGAGACTAAAGAGCGAGTAtttaacggttgaagatccgttagctCTCTGGAAGACCTTGAGAAACAGACACCAGACAATG aacaatgagctcctgatgaaaaatcatcattcccgacctactggatctGCACCATTCCCAAAAGTGAATGCTGCTTCCCTCGAAGTGAACGCCACATCCTCTGGTGATGATAATCATAAACAAAGACGTGGCCACAAGCGAGGTTGGTGGAATaggaaaggcaagaaccatagtggtcagtttcacaaccaggttctAAGGCAAAATTCAGGCCCGAGCTTTAAAAATGTGAATCGCCATAAAGGCAAAGCTCACATGAACAATGCTCCTAAGAACTCTGAAGAAgcctgccataggtgtggtggcaatgggcatTGGGCACGTACTTGTTATACCCCAAAACATCAGGTAGATCTATATCAAGCATCcctcaaggagaagggtgtcgagactaattttctcgaccaggctaaaccaatggatatacctgatccaATGTGTGACTTATCAGGGCAGTTGAACACAACCCAGCTAGATGTTTCAGACTTTGTTGTGGAAAAAGGAAATGAAGTATACCGATCCGACTGA